A portion of the Glycine max cultivar Williams 82 chromosome 10, Glycine_max_v4.0, whole genome shotgun sequence genome contains these proteins:
- the LOC100811405 gene encoding uncharacterized protein, whose product MPPPTPLSSASAALRRRLQQSLRTRGGAESGPSRWTSPGHEERPKGYLFNRTPPPPGQARKWEDWELPCYVTSFLTIVILGVGLNAKPDLTIETWAHEKALERLKIENSLAAAATTNNNNDESSSSDESD is encoded by the coding sequence ATGCCGCCTCCCACGCCCCTGAGCAGCGCCTCCGCCGCGCTCCGTCGGCGGCTGCAGCAGTCCCTCCGCACCCGCGGCGGCGCGGAGTCCGGGCCGAGCCGGTGGACGAGCCCGGGCCACGAAGAAAGGCCCAAGGGTTACCTCTTCAACCGGACGCCTCCGCCCCCGGGCCAGGCCCGCAAGTGGGAGGACTGGGAGCTCCCCTGCTACGTCACCAGCTTCCTCACCATCGTCATCCTCGGCGTGGGCCTCAACGCCAAGCCCGATCTCACCATCGAAACCTGGGCCCACGAAAAAGCCCTTGAACGCCTCAAGATCGAGAACTCCCTCGCTGCCGCTGCTACAACTAATAACAACAACGACGAGTCATCCTCCTCCGACGAATCGGACTGA